The following DNA comes from Thermomicrobiales bacterium.
CCTGTCCAAGGGCATCCGCGGCTTCGTCCCGAACGGCATCTACATCAACTCGTTCAACTTCCCGGACATGAGCCGCGAAGGCTAGAACACCGCTGCTTCGAGCAGACCAGCGGGCAGGTGGCGCGAGAGCGTTATCTGCCCGTTTTGTTCGTGTGCGGCATCGTACGATTGCTGCGACGACGAATGAGGTGAGGTGATGCAGGTTATCGATCCCGGACCAGCTGCGCGTTCGCGACCCGAGCTCGTCGCCGAAGTCCGCGCCGAGATCGAAGCCAGTGGCCGGATGACGTTCGCGCGCTTCATGGAGCTGGCGCTGACGCACCCGCAGTACGGCTACTACACAGCGACCGACGCAGCGCCCGGATTTGGTGGTGACTTCCTGACCGCGCCGGAGACGCATAGCATGTTCGGCACGCTGCTCGCGCGGCAGATTGCGGAGTGCTGGGAGCGGCTAGGGCGACCAGCGCCGTTCG
Coding sequences within:
- a CDS encoding SAM-dependent methyltransferase: MQVIDPGPAARSRPELVAEVRAEIEASGRMTFARFMELALTHPQYGYYTATDAAPGFGGDFLTAPETHSMFGTLLARQIAECWERLGRPAPFVVREFGAGSATLALTVLAGLRDESPDVLAALRYELSDVNDARLADGLAQAEAAGFGGSV